A window from Dysidea avara chromosome 2, odDysAvar1.4, whole genome shotgun sequence encodes these proteins:
- the LOC136247320 gene encoding uncharacterized protein — protein sequence MLLAITLPFSLCLGLLFNQVMASSLEKDNAIANMILKNYHLFVNASGRVSGCCPVMVEGPNATVIEPLPEWQANVTLVVSSGTCTDNDHGFLCGVVWGDYSQPDAKYLVNLDSCEVIHQYPKAKAQYTVTAFYCSQPSGRDMCCAQYMNTISF from the exons ATGTTGCTTGCAATAACCTTACCCTTCAGCCTATGTCTGGGGCTCCTGTTTAACCAGGTTATGGCATCATCATTGGAGAAAGACAATGCTATTGCAAACATGATTTTGAAGAACTATCATCTCTTTGTTAATGCTTCAG GAAGGGTGTCTGGTTGTTGTCCTGTGATGGTAGAAGGACCCAATGCCACTGTTATTGAGCCATTACCAGAATGGCAAGCAAATGTCACACTTGTAGTAAGCAGTGGTACCTGCACTGATAACGACCATGGGTTTCT ATGTGGTGTTGTTTGGGGAGATTATTCTCAACCAGATGCTAAGTATCTTGTCAACTTGGATTCCTGTGAAGTTATCCACCAATATCCTAAAGCTAAAGCACAATACACAGTGACTGCATTCTACTGCTCACAACCCTCAGGAAGAGATATGTGTTGTGCTCAATATATGAACACAATTAGCTTTTAA